Part of the Anaerolineales bacterium genome, CACACGAAGAAGTACTCGACGACGGGCAAGCTGGCCAGGGCGTACCGAAGCGAAGTGACGACGGCGGTCAGGATCGGGATCAGCCCGTTGCGCAGAACATGCCGCCAGAGTAGCACGCCTGGCCTCAGGCCTTTGGCTTTGGCTGTCCTCACATAGTCCGCGGACAGGACGCTGCGAGTGGTGAGATAAGTGACACTCGTGAGCTGCGCCAGCGGGCGAGTCGCCAGCACCAGCGCCGGCATGAGCAGGTGCCAATCCAGCCCGTAACCCGTGGCCGGCAGCACGGTGATCCCGAAGGTCCGGTGCACCTGGATGTTGACCACCCACAGGATCATCCCCAGCAGGAAGCTGGGGATCGACATCCCCAGGACGGCGGTCAGCACGATCCACGACGATCCCGCGGGGCGCCGCAGAGCGGCGAAGATCCCAAGCGGGATACCAATCACGATGGCGATCCCCAACGCCGCCGCGAGCAGCACCGCGCTGT contains:
- a CDS encoding ABC transporter permease produces the protein MTAVAEGIALPTGRTATHAGLRRIARRIVVGLATLLVIAFLTQWGMIMYGRVVDGLAAQPIQSAVAAVGATADWVFHHPETYTWQKQEVAWYSVVLRLIGHSAVLLAAALGIAIVIGIPLGIFAALRRPAGSSWIVLTAVLGMSIPSFLLGMILWVVNIQVHRTFGITVLPATGYGLDWHLLMPALVLATRPLAQLTSVTYLTTRSVLSADYVRTAKAKGLRPGVLLWRHVLRNGLIPILTAVVTSLRYALASLPVVEYFFVWLGVGLALLAAVREGNSSLATDLTVSLGLFFMLLSGAL